A single window of Pyxicephalus adspersus chromosome 10, UCB_Pads_2.0, whole genome shotgun sequence DNA harbors:
- the LOC140339063 gene encoding tubulin beta-4B chain, giving the protein MREIVHLQAGQCGNQIGAKFWEVISDEHGIDPTGTYHGDSDLQLERINVYYNEATGGKYVPRAILVDLEPGTMDSVRSGPFGQIFRPDNFVFGQSGAGNNWAKGHYTEGAELVDSVLDVVRKEAESCDCLQGFQLTHSLGGGTGSGMGTLLISKIREEYPDRIMNTFSVVPSPKVSDTVVEPYNATLSVHQLVENTDETYCIDNEALYDICFRTLKLTTPTYGDLNHLVSATMSGVTTCLRFPGQLNADLRKLAVNMVPFPRLHFFMPGFAPLTSRGSQQYRALTVPELTQQMFDSKNMMAACDPRHGRYLTVAAVFRGRMSMKEVDEQMLNVQNKNSSYFVEWIPNNVKTAVCDIPPRGLKMSATFIGNSTAIQELFKRISEQFTAMFRRKAFLHWYTGEGMDEMEFTEAESNMNDLVSEYQQYQDATAEEEGEFEEEAEEEA; this is encoded by the exons ATGAGGGAGATTGTCCACCTACAGGCCGGCCAGTGTGGTAACCAGATTGGGGCCAAG TTCTGGGAAGTGATCAGCGATGAGCATGGCATTGACCCAACTGGCACATACCACGGTGACAGCGATCTCCAGCTGGAAAGAATAAACGTCTATTATAATGAGGCTACAG GTGGAAAATACGTTCCCCGTGCCATCCTGGTGGATCTGGAGCCAGGCACAATGGACTCTGTGCGATCCGGACCTTTCGGACAGATCTTCAGACCAGACAACTTTGTATTTG gTCAGAGTGGTGCTGGCAACAACTGGGCAAAGGGGCACTACACAGAGGGAGCTGAACTGGTTGACTCTGTATTGGATGTCGTAAGGAAGGAAGCAGAAAGTTGTGATTGTCTCCAGGGCTTTCAACTCACACACTCTCTAGGTGGTGGCACAGGCTCTGGTATGGGTACCCTCCTAATCAGCAAAATCAGAGAAGAGTATCCTGACAGAATTATGAACACTTTCAGTGTTGTGCCTTCCCCTAAAGTGTCCGACACTGTAGTAGAGCCATACAATGCCACCTTGTCTGTGCACCAGCTTGTAGAGAACACAGATGAGACCTACTGCATAGATAATGAAGCCCTTTATGATATTTGCTTTAGAACCCTTAAACTCACCACCCCCACCTATGGTGACCTGAACCATCTGGTATCGGCCACCATGAGTGGCGTCACTACCTGCCTGCGTTTCCCTGGCCAGCTAAACGCTGATCTGCGTAAACTGGCTGTCAATATGGTACCCTTCCCCCGTCTGCATTTCTTTATGCCAGGCTTTGCTCCGCTAACTAGCCGCGGCAGCCAACAGTACCGTGCTTTGACTGTGCCCGAGCTGACGCAGCAGATGTTTGATTCAAAAAACATGATGGCTGCCTGTGACCCACGTCATGGCCGCTATCTGACCGTAGCTGCTGTGTTTAGAGGACGCATGTCCATGAAAGAGGTGGATGAGCAGATGCTCAATGTCCAGAATAAGAACAGCAGCTACTTTGTTGAATGGATCCCCAACAATGTGAAAACTGCTGTCTGTGACATTCCACCACGAGGCCTAAAGATGTCTGCCACCTTCATCGGTAACAGCACAGCCATTCAGGAGCTGTTCAAGCGCATCTCTGAGCAGTTCACTGCTATGTTCCGCAGAAAGGCCTTCTTGCACTGGTACACTGGGGAAGGCATGGATGAGATGGAGTTCACCGAGGCCGAGAGCAACATGAATGACCTGGTATCAGAGTACCAGCAGTACCAAGATGCCACAGCAGAAGAGGAAGGTGAATTCGAAGAGGAGGCAGAAGAGGAAGCATAA